A section of the Paenibacillus aurantius genome encodes:
- a CDS encoding DUF2935 domain-containing protein, protein MSTAFVVRSLDEVRFWSRIMKEHSLFLRLGFRAEDKQLINEANHFYSTFEAIESRANGMNAGADPQTIQRFNVEVHSAVTQIWAFKRKVLGLILHCQLPGANNYPLLVDHTSREAFYFRNRLEELNTGRLDPLPDAIINENVFFLRIMADHAKFIGHLLDPSERKLVDQAREFSEDFDKLVFQAIDLESMRPQSQTPPLLDQFLDQNRVSVQSLRDFKKTARDLIEACRIKSIIHPLLADHVYREAERFLHIIDRFEAALTGKE, encoded by the coding sequence GTGTCAACTGCATTTGTTGTCCGGTCTTTGGATGAAGTCAGATTTTGGTCACGCATCATGAAGGAGCATTCGCTTTTTTTGAGGCTCGGCTTTAGAGCGGAGGATAAGCAGCTGATTAACGAAGCGAATCATTTTTATTCCACATTTGAAGCAATAGAAAGCAGGGCCAACGGCATGAATGCGGGAGCGGATCCCCAAACCATTCAACGTTTTAATGTGGAAGTTCATTCAGCCGTCACCCAAATATGGGCTTTCAAAAGAAAAGTCCTGGGCTTGATTCTGCATTGTCAGCTGCCGGGAGCTAATAATTATCCGCTTCTTGTTGATCACACAAGCCGGGAAGCGTTCTACTTCCGAAACCGTCTGGAGGAACTAAACACGGGAAGGCTGGATCCTTTGCCGGATGCCATCATTAACGAGAATGTCTTTTTCTTAAGGATCATGGCGGATCACGCCAAATTTATAGGTCATCTGCTTGACCCCTCTGAAAGAAAGCTGGTGGATCAGGCCAGGGAGTTCAGCGAGGATTTCGATAAGCTGGTTTTTCAGGCCATAGACTTGGAATCCATGCGGCCCCAATCGCAAACGCCGCCGCTTCTCGATCAGTTCCTGGATCAGAACCGGGTATCGGTCCAGTCCTTGCGGGACTTCAAGAAAACGGCTCGCGATCTGATCGAAGCCTGCCGGATCAAGAGCATCATTCATCCTTTGCTTGCCGATCATGTTTATCGGGAAGCCGAAAGATTCCTGCACATCATTGATCGTTTTGAAGCTGCCTTGACGGGTAAAGAGTGA
- a CDS encoding VOC family protein: protein MSVDVYLNFNGNTREAVEFYAEVFGLEVPKMMTFGEIPPNPEYALPEAAKDMIMHTRLTISGSNVMFSDVFPGMPFVVGNNITLAYVTESEEEIRSVFDRLKEGGSVNMELQETFWSKCYGMLTDRFGVQWQFNAGMGGW from the coding sequence ATGTCAGTTGATGTTTATTTGAATTTTAACGGAAACACCCGGGAGGCCGTTGAATTTTATGCAGAGGTATTCGGCTTAGAGGTGCCGAAAATGATGACGTTCGGGGAAATACCGCCCAATCCGGAATATGCCTTGCCGGAAGCCGCTAAGGATATGATCATGCATACGCGTCTGACGATCAGCGGAAGCAACGTTATGTTCTCCGATGTATTTCCCGGCATGCCGTTTGTCGTAGGAAACAATATTACGTTAGCTTACGTGACCGAAAGCGAGGAGGAAATTAGATCCGTCTTTGACAGGCTTAAGGAAGGCGGATCCGTCAATATGGAGCTTCAGGAGACCTTTTGGAGCAAGTGCTACGGCATGTTGACGGACAGGTTCGGGGTTCAGTGGCAGTTTAATGCCGGAATGGGAGGATGGTAA
- a CDS encoding VOC family protein has translation MEKALLKRVECVYLPVKDVPASAVWYERVLGLTLRSPVKPGGGAIMIMASGQWLFLLPSPEGDPLIFLTTGWTEDNSPYEMFPLCFETENIHALEASLRKSGVWMEQGIRDEGGCGLQLTFKDPDGNKIQAWQQPAH, from the coding sequence TTGGAGAAAGCTTTACTTAAGCGGGTGGAATGCGTTTACCTGCCCGTTAAGGACGTGCCGGCTTCCGCGGTATGGTACGAGAGAGTGTTGGGCTTAACCCTTCGTTCGCCGGTCAAGCCGGGCGGGGGAGCGATCATGATCATGGCAAGCGGCCAGTGGTTATTCCTCCTGCCAAGTCCGGAGGGAGATCCCTTGATCTTCCTAACCACGGGTTGGACGGAGGATAACTCCCCTTACGAAATGTTTCCGCTTTGCTTTGAGACGGAGAATATCCACGCACTCGAAGCGTCGCTACGGAAATCGGGGGTATGGATGGAGCAGGGGATAAGGGATGAAGGCGGCTGCGGACTTCAGCTTACCTTCAAGGACCCGGACGGGAACAAAATTCAGGCATGGCAGCAGCCTGCTCACTAA
- a CDS encoding TraR/DksA C4-type zinc finger protein codes for MSHLTKDQWNTLNKLLVDEQKELEKHFEGEAPEAQNASLRDSVGELTSVDNHPADVGTEVFERSRDLAVDETMSNQLDEVNQALKRMDSGDYGTCLECGKDIPYERLEAIPYTAYCVDHTPAQNTSDNRPVEEEVLEPGRGATDPNSLTEQNRLDDSNAWDMVESYGNSDSPAMADNPDDFHYSDSDNEKKDAHGAVEELDGFLASDRAGRPLGAVRNKALESYKENGEGEPLLEAEGTNSSKTR; via the coding sequence ATGAGTCATTTAACCAAAGATCAATGGAATACCTTAAATAAGCTGCTGGTCGACGAGCAGAAAGAACTGGAAAAGCATTTTGAAGGAGAAGCCCCGGAAGCACAAAACGCCTCCCTCCGAGATTCGGTTGGCGAGTTGACCTCGGTGGACAACCATCCCGCGGATGTAGGAACCGAGGTATTCGAGAGAAGCCGCGACCTGGCTGTCGACGAAACCATGAGCAACCAGCTGGACGAAGTCAACCAGGCTTTGAAGCGAATGGATTCGGGGGACTACGGCACATGCCTGGAGTGCGGTAAAGACATCCCTTATGAACGTCTCGAAGCCATCCCCTATACCGCCTACTGCGTGGACCATACCCCGGCACAGAATACTTCCGACAACCGGCCCGTGGAAGAAGAAGTTCTGGAGCCGGGCCGGGGAGCCACCGATCCGAACAGTCTCACCGAGCAGAATCGGCTTGACGATTCCAACGCTTGGGACATGGTGGAGTCTTATGGCAACTCGGATTCCCCCGCCATGGCGGATAACCCCGATGACTTCCACTACAGCGATTCGGACAACGAGAAAAAAGACGCCCATGGCGCCGTGGAAGAGCTGGATGGTTTCCTCGCCTCCGACCGTGCCGGCCGGCCGCTCGGGGCTGTACGAAACAAAGCTCTGGAAAGCTACAAGGAGAATGGAGAAGGAGAGCCGCTGCTGGAAGCAGAAGGAACGAATTCCTCCAAAACCCGCTGA
- a CDS encoding MASE4 domain-containing protein produces MLKPSVRQEESSFSITVYPSSVKQRRAAMAVGLILVLAVGVVLPYAKVAGSQVQAFLPAFLTGVFFSEVLTAYLILSEFQVTRSVSLPFLAGAYLYNALIVIPHALTFPGIFSAAGLLGAGTQTATWLWVFWHGGFPLLIGLYAAVERRFGHKQASRRQAIGLMTGSVGGALLLVSILTWISISGEAWLPRIIQKDNFHILITSGVGPVVWAVNLAALGMLLFQMRGRTVIQLWLTVALLASLLDVTLTLFSGSRYSLGWYAARLNSILSATFVLGTLLYEIRRLYYRIVRQERIFRTVFEFAAVGIARIDLTRRPIEVNRAMEKILGYPEEDLCRMNAADLTYPEDLTKEQELLQELKEGTRDHFQVEKRYFHKNGGLVWGNSIVSVVRGVNDEPEFFIGMVEDITRRKEYEKQITYQAFHDALTGLPNRALFSDRLQLALIQAKRTSRKLGVLFLDLDGFKAVNDEHGHEAGDQLLQEVADRLAGTVRSGDTVARLGGDEFIVLLPDIAERMDAETVAEKIREQVSAPFALEGSMAYVSTSIGMALYPYHGDEAQDLIKHADLAMYRAKQLGKNRWCFFEGKQTSLGG; encoded by the coding sequence GTGTTGAAGCCGTCGGTCCGTCAGGAAGAAAGTTCATTCAGCATTACCGTTTATCCGTCCTCGGTCAAGCAGCGTAGAGCCGCTATGGCCGTAGGGCTTATTCTCGTTCTTGCGGTGGGCGTCGTCCTGCCCTATGCGAAGGTAGCCGGATCCCAGGTCCAGGCGTTCCTGCCTGCTTTTCTTACAGGGGTCTTCTTTAGTGAAGTGTTGACCGCTTATTTAATCCTGAGCGAATTTCAAGTAACCCGCTCCGTTTCTCTGCCTTTCCTTGCTGGCGCTTATCTCTATAACGCGCTGATCGTGATCCCTCATGCTCTGACCTTTCCGGGGATTTTCTCGGCGGCCGGGCTTCTCGGGGCAGGGACCCAAACGGCCACCTGGCTATGGGTGTTCTGGCACGGAGGGTTCCCGCTGCTGATCGGGCTTTATGCGGCGGTGGAACGCCGGTTCGGGCATAAGCAAGCCTCGAGGAGACAAGCCATCGGACTGATGACGGGATCCGTAGGAGGAGCACTGCTGCTGGTAAGCATTTTGACTTGGATCTCGATATCCGGAGAAGCTTGGCTTCCCCGGATCATCCAGAAGGACAATTTCCACATCCTGATCACTTCCGGGGTCGGCCCGGTGGTATGGGCGGTCAACCTGGCGGCTCTTGGAATGCTCCTCTTCCAGATGAGGGGAAGGACCGTCATTCAGCTGTGGCTGACGGTGGCTCTGCTGGCCTCCTTGCTCGATGTTACGCTTACGCTGTTCTCCGGCAGCCGTTACAGCCTGGGCTGGTACGCAGCGAGACTGAACAGCATTCTGTCCGCGACCTTCGTACTTGGCACCCTGCTGTACGAGATTCGCCGGCTGTACTACCGGATCGTCCGGCAGGAGCGAATATTCCGGACGGTCTTCGAGTTTGCGGCGGTCGGAATCGCCCGCATCGACCTCACCCGTCGGCCGATCGAAGTGAACCGGGCGATGGAGAAAATTCTCGGCTATCCGGAGGAGGACCTGTGCCGCATGAACGCGGCCGATCTGACGTACCCGGAGGATCTCACGAAAGAACAGGAGCTTCTGCAAGAGCTTAAGGAAGGAACCCGGGACCATTTTCAGGTGGAGAAGAGGTATTTCCATAAGAATGGGGGACTGGTATGGGGGAATTCCATCGTATCGGTGGTCCGCGGCGTTAACGATGAGCCCGAATTCTTCATAGGGATGGTGGAGGATATTACCAGGCGCAAGGAGTATGAAAAGCAGATCACCTACCAGGCTTTTCACGATGCGTTGACCGGCTTGCCGAACCGGGCCCTCTTCAGCGACCGGCTGCAGCTCGCGCTCATTCAGGCGAAGCGCACCTCCCGGAAGCTCGGGGTTCTCTTCTTGGACCTGGACGGCTTCAAAGCCGTCAATGATGAACACGGGCATGAGGCGGGGGATCAGCTCCTGCAGGAGGTGGCGGATCGGCTGGCGGGAACCGTCCGTTCCGGAGACACGGTGGCCCGCCTCGGAGGAGACGAGTTTATTGTCCTTCTTCCGGATATTGCCGAACGGATGGATGCCGAAACGGTAGCGGAAAAAATCCGGGAGCAGGTGAGCGCTCCGTTCGCGCTGGAAGGCTCCATGGCTTATGTGTCGACAAGCATCGGAATGGCCTTGTATCCTTATCATGGCGACGAGGCCCAGGATTTGATCAAGCATGCCGATCTGGCGATGTACCGGGCCAAGCAGCTGGGCAAGAACCGCTGGTGCTTCTTTGAGGGCAAGCAGACCTCGTTAGGAGGCTAA
- the glgA gene encoding glycogen synthase GlgA encodes MKLLFAASEAVPFVKSGGLADVIGSLPRALQEQGVEVRVILPKYEDIPEKFRSEMKLVKTFSVYVGWREQYCGLQELEVDGIHYYFIDNEFYFRRKGLYGYGDDAERFVFFSRAVCEALPHLGFDAEILHCHDWQTGLIPFILDAHYRHNPYYQPIRTVFTIHNLKYQGHFSRELLQDLLGVGDDYFTTDGLEFYGGGSCMKAALLYSDIITTVSKTYAEEIQSPTFGENLDGVLRMRSSDLYGIINGIDNDAYDPMSDPCIPVKFRNALGKKQMNKIKLQEELGLPVSAATPMIGIVSRLVQQKGLDLIEHVLEEILEEDVQLVVLGTGEWKYEQLFQDAAWRHPDKISTHITFQDELARKIYAASDMFLMPSQFEPCGLGQLIALRYRSVPIVRETGGLKDTVIPYNEYTGEGTGFGFANYNAHEMLFTIQRAIRYYREPEVWSRLISNISKLDYGWGQAAKQYKFLYDHLSIQKE; translated from the coding sequence ATGAAGCTGTTATTCGCCGCTTCCGAAGCGGTTCCTTTTGTCAAATCGGGAGGGCTTGCCGATGTCATCGGCTCGCTCCCCCGGGCTTTGCAGGAGCAGGGGGTAGAGGTTCGGGTCATCCTGCCGAAGTACGAGGATATTCCGGAGAAATTCAGAAGCGAGATGAAGCTCGTGAAGACCTTCTCCGTTTATGTTGGCTGGCGGGAGCAGTACTGCGGTCTGCAGGAGCTCGAGGTCGATGGGATTCACTACTATTTCATCGACAACGAGTTTTATTTCCGGAGAAAAGGCTTATACGGATACGGGGACGACGCGGAACGATTCGTTTTCTTTTCCCGGGCGGTTTGTGAAGCCCTGCCTCATCTCGGCTTTGATGCGGAGATCCTACATTGCCACGACTGGCAGACGGGCTTGATTCCGTTTATCCTGGATGCCCATTACCGGCACAATCCGTACTACCAGCCGATCCGGACCGTCTTCACGATCCATAATTTGAAATACCAGGGTCATTTCTCCCGCGAGCTCCTGCAGGATCTTCTCGGGGTCGGCGACGATTACTTCACCACGGATGGGTTGGAATTTTACGGCGGCGGCAGCTGCATGAAGGCCGCGCTCCTCTATTCCGATATCATTACAACGGTAAGCAAGACGTACGCGGAGGAAATCCAATCCCCTACCTTCGGAGAGAACCTGGACGGCGTTCTCCGGATGCGGAGCTCCGATCTGTACGGCATCATCAACGGAATTGATAACGATGCATACGATCCGATGAGCGATCCATGCATCCCGGTGAAGTTCCGCAACGCGCTCGGCAAGAAGCAGATGAACAAAATTAAGCTTCAAGAAGAGCTGGGGCTTCCCGTCAGCGCGGCGACTCCAATGATCGGAATCGTTTCCCGTCTGGTGCAGCAGAAAGGGCTGGACCTTATCGAGCATGTGCTGGAGGAAATCCTGGAAGAGGACGTCCAGCTCGTCGTACTCGGGACAGGGGAATGGAAATACGAACAGCTGTTCCAAGACGCGGCCTGGCGGCATCCCGACAAGATTTCCACCCACATAACCTTTCAGGATGAACTGGCGCGTAAAATATACGCCGCATCCGATATGTTCCTCATGCCTTCCCAATTCGAGCCTTGCGGCCTCGGGCAGCTGATTGCGCTCCGGTACCGCTCGGTTCCGATCGTACGAGAAACGGGAGGTCTGAAGGATACCGTTATTCCTTACAACGAGTATACCGGGGAAGGAACCGGTTTCGGGTTTGCCAACTACAATGCCCATGAGATGTTGTTTACCATTCAGAGAGCCATCCGCTATTACCGGGAACCGGAGGTATGGAGCCGGCTGATTTCCAACATCAGCAAGCTGGATTACGGCTGGGGACAGGCGGCGAAGCAGTACAAGTTTCTTTACGACCACTTGTCGATCCAGAAGGAATAG